The genomic region GTAATTATTGGAATAATATTCTGCCCGAACAGGAATCGCAAATGATTACCCGCCATATTCGTGAACATGGTTTCGATTTGCGATTAAATGAAACATTAAAAGAAATAAAAGGTGATGCAAATGGCCGCGTTACCAGCATCATAACAGGTAACGACGAAGAAATTCCTTGTCAGATCGTTGGCCTTACAGCAGGTGTTTCTCCAAATATTCAATTTTTAAAAGACAGTGGTATCAAAACCGATCGCGGTGTGGTTATCAACCAACATATGCATACTAGTATAGATGATATTTTGCCGCCGCGACTGTGCACAGTTTCAACATGCATTGCCCGACAGACGTGTAATTGAACAGGTTTGGTATACCGGAAAATTGCAAGGTGAAACAGCAGCATTTAACATGATGGGGCATCCACGCGTTTATGAACCCGGCTATTGGTTCAACAGTGCTAAATTTTTAGATATCGAATATCAAACCTATGGAACCGTGCTCAATACCTTGCGCGAAGGCGAAGCAGAATTTTATTGGGAAAGTGCCGATCATCAAAAATGTGTGCACGTAGTTTATCGCGAAGCAGACCATTTATTTATCGGTATTAATGTATTCGGTATCAGAATGCGACACGAAATATTTAATCGCTGGTTACTGGAAAAACGAAATGTGGAACATATCATGGCACATTTAAGTGTGGCAAATTTCGACCCTGAGTTTTTCAAAACATTTGAAGCTGAAATTATCGAGGCATGGAATACACAACATCCGCAACTTCGCGTTCAATTAAAACCAAAATCAGCTTTCAAAAATTGATTTTGGCAATTAAATTTAAAAAATTAAATCACTGTTCGCTAAACATATATAAAATGGCACAGGCAAATTCAAGTTTATCGTTATCTAATCCGCATCCTGCAAATTTTAACAATACCCAAAAAGCAGGTTTGGCAATAACCGGCATTGGTTTATTGGCATTTTTTATGGCCTGGGCGGGTGCTGCCAACCATCAGCCACTCATATTTTTAATTATCACCCTGCTTTGTTTTTTCGCAGGCGGAATTATTTATACCATCGGCACTTATGGACATCTGCCCCCGGCATAAAAATAACCGCACCATGTTTACATCGATGTCGGCACGCGGTGCATTAGCCTGGATTAGCGGCATCACCATTACCGGTTTTTACATTTTACTCTACTGGCGCGATTACTGGAAAAATTTATTCGGTGCCGATTTATTTGTTGGGCTCGTAAATTTATTTAACCCGCTGAGTATGGCTTTGCGCAACACAAAAGCCGACCAATGGTTTGTTTACGGTTCATTATATACCATTGCTGTTTTGGTAATGGGATTCAAGTTCATTTATAAATACCGCCATAGTAGCTATCAGATTATCCGAACTTCATCTGTCATGTTTTTTCAGTTAGGTTTTGCCTGGCTATTACCGGGAATTATGAAGTCGCTTTATAATTATGAGCCTTATCTCACCTATTTCTGGCCCCTTGATTATGATGCCATTTTTCCAAACACCTTAAGTTATTTCCAAACACAGGGCGCTTTTGGTCAGTTTTTCATTTTTTGGGGTTTGGTGATGACATTTGTTGCAACACCGATACTTACCTATTTTTTTGGCAAACGCTTGTATTGCAGTTGGGTTTGCGGATGTGGTGGATTGGCAGAAACTGCAGGAGACCCTTTTCGTCACCTCAGCGATAAATCGTTAAAAGCCTGGAAAATTGAAAGATGGCTGATTCACAGCGTTTTGGCTGCCATTATTATAATAACCGTGTTATTATTGGTAGATAATAGTTTTAAAAATCAACTTTTAGGCGATTCTGCAAAACAATGGCTAAAGGATACAGTTTTGTGATTGGGATGGTATTCAGTGGTGTAATCGGCGTTGGTTTTTATCCTTTAATGGGCAGCAGAGTGTGGTGCCGTTTTGGTTGCCCAATGGCAGCGTATATGGGCTTGATTCAGCGATTTAAATCAAGGTTCAGAATCACTACAAACGGCTCGCAGTGTATATCTTGCGGCAATTGCTCCACCTATTGTGAAATGGGAATCGATGTGCGTTCTTACGCCCAAAAAGGCCAGAATATAGTGCGCGCAAGTTGCGTTGGCTGTGGAGTTTGTGCTGCCGTTTGTCCGCGTGGTGTTTTGAAGCTGGAAAACGGCTCCGACAATAAAAAACGCACCGAAATTTTGTTTACTTCCGAAGATTTGAAAATTCTATCTTAACAATATTTAAATATCATTTACAATTCACGTAATTTTGTGCACTTTTTCAGGGTTGCACCTCAAAGATGAACATGCAGAAAATCGTAGTAATAATTCCGGTTTTTAATGAAAGCGGATCGATTGGGCATGTTTTGAAGGACATACCCGCTGATTTGGTTACAGAAGTTATCGTAGTGAACAATGGTTCAACCGATAATACTGCTGAAATAGCCCGATCAATGGGAGCCACCGTGTTGCTGGAAGAAAGAAAGGGCTACGGGTCCGCTTGTTTGAAAGGTATAGCCTACTTAAAACAGCTTCCCGCAGAAAAGCAACCTGAAATAGTAGTGTTCATTGACGGTGATTATTCCGACTACCCCGAACAGATGCGGGAACTTGTGCAGCAAATAGTATCAGGTAATGCTGATATGGTTATTGGCAGCCGCGCAAAAGGTAAACGCATCAAAGGGTCTATGGCTCCACAACAAATTTTTGGCAACTGGCTCGCAACCACGCTGATCAAATTGCTGTTTGGCGCCCGTTTTAGCGACCTCGGTCCGTTCAGAGCCATAACCTGGACAGCCCTGCTAGCGCTTGAAATGAAAGATACCAATTACGGGTGGACGGTGGAAATGCAAATTAAAGCAGCCAAAAAGAAACTGAGATTTACCGAAATAGCCGTAGATTACAGACCAAGAATTGGCGTTTCCAAAATTACAGGCACCGTTAAAGGCACGATTATGGCCGGTTATAAAATTATAACCACCATTTTTAAATATTATTGAACCTAACCGATTGACATGTCAATCACTATAATAGTAATTTATACCATAGCCATTACCCTGCTGTTCTTTTACTGCATAATGCAGTTGAGTTTAGCCATTCATTACATCAAGTTCAAGCGGAACCTGAAGAAGGAAGAAACAATTTTACCATTCCTGAATCAGAATACCCGCATGTTACCGTGCAACTGCCGGTTTTCAACGAATTGTA from Bacteroidota bacterium harbors:
- a CDS encoding glycosyltransferase family 2 protein translates to MQKIVVIIPVFNESGSIGHVLKDIPADLVTEVIVVNNGSTDNTAEIARSMGATVLLEERKGYGSACLKGIAYLKQLPAEKQPEIVVFIDGDYSDYPEQMRELVQQIVSGNADMVIGSRAKGKRIKGSMAPQQIFGNWLATTLIKLLFGARFSDLGPFRAITWTALLALEMKDTNYGWTVEMQIKAAKKKLRFTEIAVDYRPRIGVSKITGTVKGTIMAGYKIITTIFKYY